Genomic DNA from Bacterioplanes sanyensis:
GCTTGCCGCCATTTAAATACTTTGGCTCGTGTGGTGCCGTTAGCACGCTGATGGTGAATGGCGTAGTCGATCACCAACGACTGCTCAACCGCCGCACTGACCGTTAACTCCAGGCAAATGCTATCACCCAAGCGAATGCGCGCCGGCGTCACCGTAAACGCCAGCCCTTCAAGCTGCGGTTCGCCATAACCGAATACCGCCAACGTCGCTTGGTGGCCTTGTTTAATTAACGTGCGACAAGCATGGCGCAATAACCGCATGCGCTGCTCATTGGCGCCTTGGCTCCAGCATCGAGATAACTCAGCAACCAGCTCTGGGTGATCTTTGGCAATGTCATTGAGATGATTGGCAACCGAGCGGCGTACATAATCGCTGGGATCATCGCGCAATGCTTCGAGCAAGGGAATCATCGTTGAGGGTTCATCAATAAATTGTGTTAATCGCACTCCCCAAGGCAAACGTGGCCGAGTCCCCTCACTGATTAACCGGCGAACGTGCTCATCGTCGTCGTGCAGCCATTGCTGTAACGTCGACAAGGTTTGTTGCGGGTGCTGCTGTAGAAAAGGGCGAATGGCAAATTCACTGCTAAAACGTGACGTCATTTGTTTCAGTGCCGACAGCGACAGCTCTACCTGCTGCTGGCCATGCTCAGCGACGTAATCCGCCACTGGCATAATCATCCAACCACTGATACCGGGGGCATCGCTGCCTTGCCAGCCTTGCGGCGATTTAGGCGCCAGAGCAGAACATAAGATCGCCACCGCTTGCTCAAAATCAGCGGGCAAAAATTCGTGTAAGCTTTGGCGAATTAAATCACTGCGCTGTTTTAACTCCAGCGGTGCTAAATTCGGCGCCACACGGGCAATAAACCCTTGCTGATCAAAGTCGTGCCAGACTTGCTGCAACTGCTCGGCCAGCTGCAAAACGGCGTCGGCATTAAAATGTTCTTTAAACGCTTCAGGCATCAGAAAAACCAAGAAATATTGTATTGCTGCTGCATCGACTCCAAATAATGCGGCAGTGATTTTTGTTCTTCGACATCAAATACGTCATCCGATACCGTCATCGACAAAATGCGATCCAGGCGAAAGGCGCGATAGTCTTGGCGCAATCGACAATGGGCAATTAATGTCCAATGACGCACGTAACACATGATGCCCAATGGCTCGATACAACGCTGTGACGTCTGCCCTTGCTCGTCGCGATAATGCAGTTGCACACACTGCTGCTGGCGAATGGCGCCACGTAACACAGTCAAATGACGGCGAATCTCCGCGGCCAAATTTAAACTGGGCACCACCAATGCCGAGCGCGAAAATGGGTCTTTTTCAGTATCCGGGAGAATCGCTGCGACTTTGTGCAGTACTTGTTCTGCGGCTTGACACAGCGCGTCGTCGCCACTGGCACGAATTAAACTCATCCCCAAACGAATCGCCACCAGCTCATCGTGATTAAACATCAGCGGTGCCATAAGGAAGTGTCGGTCCAGCACATAACCCACCCCCGCTTCGCCTTCAATGGGAATACCCGACTGCTGCAACGCGGCAATGTCGCGATACACCGTGCGTTTGCTCACTTCCAGCAGTTGGCTGATTTGCTCGCCCGTTAAGGGGCGTCGCCGCCCCTGAAATAATGTCAGTAACTGAAACAGTCGCTCAGCCTTGCGCACAAGGTCACCTCGATTCCTGCCGAAGACGTCAAACTGTGCAGATGTTGTTTTTTCATCACCACACTGCCCTCTTCGGTCATGGCCATAAATGGTTTGGCAAATGCTTGCTGCATAAACTGCTCGCCGGCCGCGGCGGCGCTGGCTTCATCCGTCCAGACCACTAAGTCGGTCCAATGCTCGCCGTCATTGGCCACCTCACGTCTGACAAAGCCAGGCTGGCGCTGGGCAAATTTCTGGATCTGACGCTGATAATAAAGCACGTCTTTAAGCGACGCCTGGGTTTTAAACTGTACGATTTCTAAGATTGCCATGATGCGCTCCTTATCCTATGGATGCTGTGTTCTCTGACCCATTCATCATGTCAAAGGGCTGCTGACAACGCGGTGGCAACAGTGTTTGAAAACATCACAACAACAGGCTGCCTTGCTGTTGCAAACGTCGCTCACGCTCGCGCCAGTCCGGCAGCATCTGACTCATCAAGCTCTGAAAACCCGCGCCATGGTCAAAGTGACGTAGATGACACAGCTCGTGCACTACCACCAGCTCAATCAGCTCCGGCTCACACTGCATCAGCGCCATATTCAGGTTGATGTAACCCCGCTGCGATAAGCTGCCCCAACGGGTACGCATCTTTTTGACTCGCAATACGGGCTTAGTGCCAAACGCCTGAAACTGCGGCCACCAGCGTTCGATCAGCGCCTGAAAGTGAGATTTGGCTTGCTGGCGATACCAATCATCCATGGCCGCAGCAATCTCAGCGCCACTCCACTTCGCTGGCACCCATACACGTTGCTGCGACACCAGAAACTCGCCATCCGCGCTGCATACTACCGGCAATAAGCGCCCTAAAACGGGAATCGCTTGTTGCCAGCGCGTTTGCTGTTGCTGGAACTGCTGGCGTTGCTGCAGTAGCCAGCCTTGATGCTGTTGCACAAACGCCAGTACTTGCTGGCGCGACGCTCGCAGCGGAATGCGCAGGTCCACCTCACCTGTCGATGTCAGCGTTAAACGCATGCTTTTGCGCGACGATGCGCGGATATGCACCGTCACCTCGTCAGAGCCGAGCGGCAGCTGCAATGTTTGTTGGTAAGATCGTGGCATGGTATGACGAACACCTGAGCGGCTGTGTTAGCATTGGCGGCAATTTCAGGAGTATTGTATGACCGACTTAAACAGCATCCCAGCTTTGTCTGAAGAACAGCTGGAAACTCTGGGTTTGTTGCTGGAGCAAGAAGCCGAGCACCAGGACAGCTTTGATTTCTTCGCCATGCACGGGCTGCTCACCGCCTTTGCCGTCAGCCCAGTCGCCTTCGACTTGGCGCAGGTGTGGGACAGCGCCTTTGATCAGCAGCTCAGCCTGAGCGCAGAGCAGCAACAACAGCTCAAGACACTGCTGCAGCAGTTGGCGCTCGAAGTGCAGGCGTGGCTAGACTCAGGCCAGGACTTTCCTGTACCGGCAGACCTGACATTGATTGATGAAGAAGATGAGCCGCCGCTGGAAAGCTGGGCCATGGGCTTTATGACAGCCGTGCTGCTGCAAGAGCAAGAGTGGTACGCCAACCATGAAGACCAGGTCGCGCAGGGCTTATTTCCTATTATGTACGCGTCGGGTCTGTTTATGGACGAAGCTGAAATGGCCGACATCGACGAAGACGTGGAATTGTCTGATCGCATGTGTGGCAACATTCCAGCTGCGGTGATCGAGCTTTACCTATTGCTACACAGCGGCCAGTAGACAGCCAACGCCAAACTACGATTGGCTATGACTCTTTTAAGTAATTGAGGCTCGCTGTTGAGCCTCAATTGCCAATAACAAGCACAAGCACAAGCACAAGCACAAGCACTAAACAGCAGCACCAGCTGCTAGGCCACAAATTCTATGTGCAACCTATGGTTAGAAATCCCAATCCACATTTTCATCACACTGGCGCAGCAAATTAAGCGTTTCGGCATGACAAGCGATGCTATCCAGCACTAGGTTGCTGTTATCAACATAGGCCTTCAATAACATCCAATCGTCATCACCGATGTAATCGTCCAAACGGTCACAATCGTTGCCACAGTTCAGTGTTATGTCCGTGCTGTCGTACAGTGTTACCTTGTCGCCGCTGCTTTTTTCTAACAGCCGTCCCTGCACCACCATGTAAAAATCATTGGCCGAACCAGTGCGGTCGGTGGGCGCAGCATCGTCCTGTTTCAGTGTTGCCGCCGTCACCACATTAGCGGAGGAGCGGGTTTCAACCACGTCGATTTCAAACTCGCGGCCCCACTGGTGCTCAAAACCCTCAATATCTACCAGTAGCAGTTCCCATTTATCCGAACTGTTTAATCGATACAGCAAACACAACTCGCCATCGGCATTGCCGCAATCGCTACGAAAATGAGCGATTTCCCAACGAACGTCGCTTTTGCCATCACACACTTCGTCGTAATTATCTTGGCCGGCACTGCACTTAATCGTTTCTAACGTCAGGGCATTGCTGGCCGCTTTAAATTCCAAATCGGTCAATAAGCTGTTGTTGATAATATTCGTCAGTGCTGTGCAATCTGTGTTGCAGGTAAATACTTTATCGTCCAGATACCACTGCGCGCCGGACTGATAAACAATGCCGGTACTGGTATCGAGTTTTAGCGCAAAGGCATTGTCAGAACTGTTGACCGCCTCTTGTTTGACGATATTTAAAAAACGATATTTTTTCGCTTTGCCACTGCTGTTAAACGAGGTTTCTACTTTGAGCTGATACCGATAGCCCCATTCAAATTGGTCAAACTCCACCAGCTCGGCCGCGTCTTCACGCCAGGCGTTGGTTTCTTTTTCACGGCTGCGATAGCACAAGCGTGCAGCATCGTCGTCACACGCAACTTTGTAATAATCGACGAACAAGGTTTCTTCTTTGTCACTCCAGTGACGGCCCAACTGACACCCTTGCAGCAGCAATAGCGCTAGCAACAATGGGCCTATTTTTGTCCACACAATGGCGTCCTCCCTAGTTATTGCGCAGCACTATACCCGCATGGTTACAAGCTCAGCAACGGCGCCGCGTAGGTTTGCCACACGCGGCGCTGCACGCTTTCTGGCTCATTGGCGACCCGCTGTTGCAATAACTCACCAACATCGCTGGCCGGTGCGCCGAAATTACGATCCAACAAAGCAGCTGCAGCTTTTTGCACTTCGGTCACCGGCGTCATATCCAGAATCTGGCGATCAATAGCGGCCGCCATCAGCTCAGCAGACTCCAAGTCCTGACTGGTGAGTGGTTGGCCAAAAGACACAAAAACACGTCCTTTAAACCCAGTTAACCCGGCCATAATGCTGCGAATGTCTTCTTGAGCCTGCTTTTCATATTCACCTTGCTCAGCGACTGCCACCAATTCTCTGGCTTTGAGCACGTCACACGGGTCCCATTCGTAGTGAATGCACACCGGCACTGGGTTTAGCGCGGCAACGGCCTCGCTGAACGGCGTTTTGTCCTGCCGCCCGTACAGAGATAACATCTTCAGCACTGCGGTATCGGTTAAATCACGATTATCCTTCGCCCGCCCTTCGCGCTGCGCAATCCAGACGCCATGCCCTTGCACATTCGACTGGTGAATAAACTCAGATAGACGGCTCAACTCGTTCAGTTTTTCACGCCGGCCAGTCACACTGCGTTTAACCACAAAGCTTTTATTCAGGCGCATTAAATCAGCCACGTCCTCATCCGCCAGCAGGTTATCGCCAATGGCAATGCGACTGGTCGGCCAACCCGCTCGATGCAGCGCAAAGTTGATAAAGGTCGGGTCCATGGCGATGTCGCGATGGTTGGAAATCCAGGTGTATGCTCGGTCAGGCTTGAGCTGTTCCAAACCTCGCACTTCCACCGAGGTCGTTGTTGAAGTCAATAATCGCTCGATGTGCGGCTCTAACCAGTGTTGAAATTGCTCGACCGTTGCCAGCCCCGATAGCTCTTTTTTCAGTTTGTACTGCGCCCAAGGTTGCAACAACCGGCGCTGCCAACTGGGGATGGCGCCAAGCTGATGTGTCAGTACCGCATCCATCACCCGTTTTGAGCGCAACAAACGCTGCAATACAGGTGTCACCTCATGATCAAAATAGGGGCGAATATCGGCATATGGGTCATGGCTGCCTGGCATGAAGGGTCAAGTCTCATTGGAATCAATGATTGCGATGATACCAGCTGCAACGACGCCTGAAAGCGTGCGAACGCACAATTGCCAAACAGTTCAGAGACCTTCATTGATGCACCGGCTTGCTTTACAATCCTGAGTTAATTACTCAGCTATTTCGGAGTCCGCATGATCGAACAATGGCAACCAGCCACCGCCACTGGCGCAATCGACTCGAGCCTGTTGTTGCACTTGGCCAGCGAGTCCCATCAGGCTGAGGAGCTGAATTCAGCGCTGCTCGACACGGCACAATTGCAGCAACTGCAACAGTGGACGCAGCAACCCGAGCAGACCTGGCAAACAGTGCTGACATCGTTGGACGAGCAGCAGCTGCTGGCCATCGCTCGTTGGTATGTAAAAGCGGAAGAACACTACGGTTGGCAGGTGGGGGCCAATAATCCAGCCATTTGGATCTTTCGCTACCTGAAGCAACAGCAGCGTTTACCAGCAAAAGACGAGATTCGTGCCATCAAAGCGATGACCAGCAATCGCTACATTCCCTATGGCAAGGTGCTTTAATCCTGCCGCGCCAGTTGCATAAACTTAGGGAGTTGCTGTCGCAGCTCCTGTATGCGCACCGGTTTGGACAAATAGCCGTCCATGCCGGCTTCTTCGCAAGCGCGGCGCTGCTCTCCCATCACATCGGCCGACAAAGCCACGATCGGGGTATGGCCGTCTTGCTCTAGTGCCCGAATTTGGCGCGTCGCCTCAATGCCATCCATCACCGGCATGTGGCAGTCCATCAGCACCAAATCCACCGGCTGGTTTTGCCAATGGTGGACAGCTTCTTCACCATTGGCAGCCAACACCACGTGACAGCCAAGACGCTCTAGCATTTGAATAGCCACCTTTTGATTTACCAGATTATCCTCGGCCAACAAAATGCGCGCGCCTTCCAGATCCGAGTCATCATCCAGCTGCTCCGGGCTTTTGTCTGCTTTATCAGGCACAGCCTCCTGCACCGGCAATAAGGTGAGCTCCAGCCAAAAGCTGGCCCCTTCGCCCGGCATGCTAATTACACCCACCCGACCATTCATTAACTTGGCCAGTCGTTTGCAAATATGCAGGCCCAGCCCCGTACCAGAGGTCACGTTCGTCGCTTGTTGGCCTTGGGCGTATTCTTCAAATAAATGCAGCGCCTGGGTGGCGCCGATGCCATCACCACTGTCAGTCACACTAAACACCAAGGTGTTGCTGTTTTCGGCCACCGGTTTTAATTCAACATCGATGCTGCCCTGCTCGGTGAACTTAATCGCATTGGTTAAAAAATTCATGATGATTTGACGGATGCGCACCGGGTCTCCGCTCAAACGCGAAGCAACACTCGACGCTACCGACACACTCAACGCGATTGATTTGCCGGCACTAAAACCTTCCACCGATTGCAGCAACTCGTTCAATAACTGGCGCGGATCAAAGGCCTGCTGGTTAATGGGGAGCTTACCGGCTTCGATTTTTGATAAATCCAGAATGTCATTAATGATGGTCAGCAGATGCTCAGCGCTGTGCTGCAAAGTCTGTAGCAGTTGCTGCTGTTCTTCGTCTAGCTGCGTTTGCTCTAGTAGCGATACAGTGCCCAACAGCCCGGTCATGGGCGTACGAATTTCATGACTCATCGACGCTAAAAAACGACTGCGCGCCTGGGACTGACGCTCCAACGCTTGATAGCGCTGTTGATGAGCGGCCGCCAGCATTAACCGATCACTGACCTCTTCCACCCGCAATACGAAATAATTAGCCCCTTGAATAGGGGTCAAACAACAGCGCCACTGCTCGCCTTGCGCTGTTCTGGGGCAAGTCCAATACACACACTGCTGCGAGGCCTGTAACTGCTCTAACCAGCGCGCTAAACAATTGGGCGTCAAGGGGGCACCCTCAAAACAGGAGATAGACTGCCAACTGTCTGGAATGGGTTTATTCGCACACACAGTGCGCCCATGATGATCCAGTAGCAGAGAGAAATCAGGCGTGTGTTGAAGTTGCGCCTGCAACCAGTATTGTTGTTGCTGCAGCGACTGAATGGTTTGCTGCTGACGATAACCACGCCAGCACAGCGCAGCGACACCAAAGGCGACCAAAACAATGAGCAAAGCCAGCAGCACAATCCAGGTCACTTGCGTCATCCTTGACCTCGCTTGTCCGCTAGCGCTTCAGCAGACGCTACTGCCGCTCGCTGCTGACATCTCCGCTCAATAAGGCCGACAAGGTAGACGACTGTCGCGGCCAAGCAATGTGAGCCCAAGCCGGGTTCTCGGACACACCGTCAGCGCCGGAGCCATTGTCGACGAATACCAACAAGGTTTCGCGCCCGTCCTGATCACGCAACAAACGCTCTACCGAGTGTTGCGCTCGCCCATGACTGACCGCCACGGCGGCAGGCTGACGATCACTGACGAGAAAACCGAACTGGATTTCGTCGCTGGTCATCAACACTTCCCAGCCACTGCGCCGCACTAAAGAAGCGATTTCTGCGCAGACCGGAGTGTCGTCGGACAGCATGACCAGGGTTTTGCCCCCAGCAGCAGCTCGTCCGGTACCGGCATATGGTTGTCTTTGAGAAACTCTACGAAACCGTTCACCGGAATTCGATTGTCGCCTCGGCCCGGCAGCTTGTACGCCTGCAAATGCCCACGCTCAATCCAGCGGATTACGGTACGAAAGTTCACCCCACAGAATTTGGCGACTTCGCCTGTTGTTAGAGCTTGTTTTTCCCTCACTGCATCCACTCGATAGTTGTTGCACTCGCTTCAGTATAGATAGCATGTGCGAAATGCAAGGGAATTGTTCCCTCGCAGCGAATACGGCATCGTCAACGGCAGAATGCTAAAGTGAAGGCAGACAAATCAGGGAGAGACCTTATGGCCCATCAGTTGCTGATCGTGGACGACGAATCCGGCATTTTGCAGGCAATCCGCCGCATGTTACGCGCTGAGCCATGGCAGATTCTGGAAGCACACAGTGGCGACGAGGCTTGCCAGCTACTCAATCAGCACGCCATCGACCTGCTGATTACCGATTACAAAATGCCCGGCATGAACGGCATCGAGTTGTGTCGCTATGCCCGCCAGCACTCGCCGGCCACCTATCGACTGTTACTCTCGGGTCAAGTGGATTATAACTCCCTGCGTAATGCTTGGCGCTTGGGCGACATTCACCGTTTTGTGGCAAAACCCTGGGACAACCTGCTGCTCACCATGGACATTCGTGAAGGTTTGCGCCAGCACGAACTGCTGCGTCAGACGCAAGCCTTGCAGCAAGCCGTCGGTTCCACCCAGCCCCTACTGCTTACTGACAGCAACTGGATCATACGCTTAACCAATCAGGCCATGTGCAACTTGCTACAGTTCAGTGAAGAGGAACTGCTAGGCACCAACTTGTTTGCTCCGACCTTGTGTGACGCACCAGTGGCACTGGAGGCCGAAATCAATCGCCAGGCCGATGCCGGTGAAGTGTGGCTCGGCCTGTTTGCGCTGATGAACCAACAACAACAGCCGCTGCCCAGCTGGATGAGCATCAGCACCCTGGGGCCCTTCCGTTTGTGCATTGCGCAGCGCATGTCCGAACACATGCCAATGCCATCCGCCCCCGTGGGCGAACCCGGCACAGCGCTGCTGGATAACCAACCGCAAAGTGCCCCGGCATTATTGCTGATTGATCTGGACGCCGACCAAATCCGCGAACATCAATTGGCGCAAACCTGCTTTCAGCGAGTGCAGCAGTGCATCGGCGATGCATACGAGTTGTACGCGCCGCAAGATCATTTGCTGCGAGTCCTGATTCCAGCCGACGTCAGCTGCGGTGAAATCGAGCAGCTGCAAGAGGACATAGGAACCGACTTGCGCGATCCGCTGCCGATGTCGGATAAACCGATCAAGCTGCGTCGCTTAATGCGGGTTGAGCACTGCCCCAGCGACCAGCCTGATTGGCGGGCCTGGCTGCGTCAGCACATTGGTCTGCAAGACACCAGCCCACCGGCCAAGCACACCGACGAGATCAATCTGCAAGGCCAGCAGGTGATGCCGGTATTTAATCAGCAAGGTGAGTTGGTAGCTTTGCAAGCCCCTAGGCGTGTGCAGCAGTGGCCATCCTGGCTGGAGTCCGTGGCCGAGCTGTGCCGCACTTTGTTCAAACAACCACCGCCGGTGATCATCAACTTGGCGCAAGTGGCTGAGCTGTCTGTTGATCAGTTGTCGTGCACCAGTGCCGCCGGCTTGGACTGTTATGTGATTGTTAGCGAAGACCAACTGCTCAGCGACGACGAAAGCACCACGCAACTGCGCCAAATGCTGTATCAGCAAGATTGCAAGTTATTGGTGGCCGATTTTGGGCGCAACTTCTTAAACTCTCGCCAACTGTTGTCCATGCCTGTTTGTGGTCTGTGCTTGGCGCCGGAGTATCTTGCTCATATGCGCACCCACAAATCCATGGCACAAAGTCGGCGCTTGCTACAGCGCTTGCGTGACAACAACATGATTTTGTACGCACCCGGCGTCGACGACGCCGAAGCACTGGCAGCGGCGCATCATCAGCAAGCCGATTGGCTCAGTGGTCAGCTGCTATCGCCCGAGGTCGATGTGAGCCAACTGCAATGGTTTGCAAACGGGGATTAACATCCGCCAGCAGCTAGGTAGAATGGGCGTATTCTTTTTGGAGTACGCCAGTGAATAAAGATCAAGCTTATCATCAGATCGCTCTTGCCTGTCTGAAAACCCTACGTGAAACAACTGCCGGTGAAGCCGACGATCGCATCAGCGGCTTGTATGACGCCATCGATGAAGCGTTTCAATCACAGTTAGGCTTGCTGGCTGAAGAATTGGAGCTGTATCGCCAGCGCCTGCAACAGATTCGTGAGTTGGACCCGAAACAGCACAGCCTGGCGGACGCACAAGCGATTGCCACCCCGAATAACACCGCCCACTGATTGGCAGTAAGGAGCCGGCATGTTCTCGCCCCGCTACTGGACTTTTTTGCTCATTGTTTTCGCCGCCATTGCCTTTTCTATGTACCGACAACTTGATACCGACACCCTCGTGGTGAGCCCGTCTGACCCCAATGATTATCGCTACCTAGAGCTCGACAACGGCTTAAAAGTACTGCTGATCGCGACTTCAGAAGCAGATAAGGCCGCCGCAGCGGTGTCCGTCGACGTTGGCAGTGGCGATGATCCGGCTGATCGTGCAGGGCTGGCGCATTTTCTCGAGCACATGCTGTTTTTGGGCACAGACCCCTACCCAGATGCCGGAGAGTATCAGGCCTTTATCAGTCGTAACGGCGGCCATCACAACGCCTTTACCGCCCATCAGCAAACCACCTATTTTTTTGAGCTCGACAACAGCGCACTGGAAGATGCGCTGGATCGCTTTGCACCGTTTTTCATCTCGCCGCGCTTTGATGAGCAGTATGTGGAGCGTGAAAAAAATGCCGTTCATGCGGAATTTAAATCAAAATTAAAAGACGATTTCCGCCGTATTTTTTCAGCTCAAAAGCAAGCCATGAACCCGGGGCACCCCTATGCTTCGTTTTCAACCGGCAACTTGGATACCCTAGCCGACCGTCCTGACAGCACCATTCGTGAGGATTTATTGGAGTTTTACCAGCAGCACTACTCAGCGGATCGCATGACACTGGTGTTGGCTGGCCATTATTCGCTGGATCAACTCCAACAGTGGGCCGTTGATAAGTTCAGCGCAATACCCAAGCACAATACCGCCCCGAGACCACAGCCACCATCACTGTTTGTGGACGGTCAATTGCCTCTGGATATGAACATTCAGCCGGTCAAAGAGCTGCGTCGTTTGCAGTTTACCTTCCCGATGCCGGCATCGGCGCCTTTGTATCAGTTCAAACCGATTCAAGTATTGTCTAATTTAATCGGCCACGAAGGTGAAGGGTCGTTATTGGCGTATTTAAAACAGCAAGGCTGGGCCGAAGGGCTGAGCGCAGGCCAATCGCTGGACACAGAGCATGACGCGGCCATGGTGGTGCAGATCCAGCTGACACGCGCAGGCCTTGCTCATACCGAAGAAATCACCGCCGTTTTGATGCACTACATCGAGCTGATTAAAGCCGAACCGCTGCCTCAGTATTTGCTCGATGAACAGCATCAACTCGGAGAGATGGCGTTTCGCTTTCAAGAGCAAAGCCGCCTATCAGATTATGTCGTCAGCTTGAGCGGCAACTTGTTGCGCTTCGCGGCTGAAGACAGCATTTACGGCAGCTTCCGCTGGGACGTGATCAGTCAAACGCAATTGCAGCCATTTATCGATGCACTCGATGCCAACAACATGCTGCGCACCCTAATTGCTCCAAGCGTTGAAACCGACATGCAAGACCCACTGTATGGCACTGCCATGCGCATTCGCCCGAGCAACGTTGGCCAGCCTTCCGTTAAGCCACAAGACCTTGCTGGTTTGCACTTGCCTGTCGCCAACCCCTTTATTGCCGAGGATTTAGAACCCAGTGCCGAGCAAACGCTGGAAGTTCCAGCCCAAATTCTGGCCTCGCCACAGCGCGAAGTGTGGTTCTACCCAGAGCAGGACTTTAAACAGCCGAAGTCGCGTATCTATGCGCAATTTGAACTGGCATCAGCGCGCGACAGTGAACGCCAGCGACTGTTGGCGCATCTGTATGCGCGCAGCGTCAACGAAGCACTGAACACCTTCAGCTACCCAGCGCACTTGGCCGGTTTAAGTTATGACCTGAGCGCTAACGACCAAGGGTTACGTCTGTTAATCGGTGGCTACAGTGATAAACAGCCTGCGTTATTGGAGCAAATTCTGCAAACCATGACGCAGCTGCAAGTCGATGATGCCGCGTTTGAACGCTACAAAGCCTCACTGCAGCGTTCATTGCAGAACCGACTGAAAAACAAACCGTTTGAACTGACATTGGCCGAGCTGCGTCAATGGTTGTATCGCCCGTCATTTAACGAGCAACAATTACTGGCAGCATTGCCCGATATCAGCGCAGATGACCTGCGTGCGTTTAGTGACACGTTTGCGCAACAACTGTACAGCCGCATCTTCGTCCATGGCGGCGTTGATCAGGCGCGTGCAGAAACCATCGCCGCCTTGGTCGAGCAGTATTTACC
This window encodes:
- a CDS encoding response regulator; the protein is MAHQLLIVDDESGILQAIRRMLRAEPWQILEAHSGDEACQLLNQHAIDLLITDYKMPGMNGIELCRYARQHSPATYRLLLSGQVDYNSLRNAWRLGDIHRFVAKPWDNLLLTMDIREGLRQHELLRQTQALQQAVGSTQPLLLTDSNWIIRLTNQAMCNLLQFSEEELLGTNLFAPTLCDAPVALEAEINRQADAGEVWLGLFALMNQQQQPLPSWMSISTLGPFRLCIAQRMSEHMPMPSAPVGEPGTALLDNQPQSAPALLLIDLDADQIREHQLAQTCFQRVQQCIGDAYELYAPQDHLLRVLIPADVSCGEIEQLQEDIGTDLRDPLPMSDKPIKLRRLMRVEHCPSDQPDWRAWLRQHIGLQDTSPPAKHTDEINLQGQQVMPVFNQQGELVALQAPRRVQQWPSWLESVAELCRTLFKQPPPVIINLAQVAELSVDQLSCTSAAGLDCYVIVSEDQLLSDDESTTQLRQMLYQQDCKLLVADFGRNFLNSRQLLSMPVCGLCLAPEYLAHMRTHKSMAQSRRLLQRLRDNNMILYAPGVDDAEALAAAHHQQADWLSGQLLSPEVDVSQLQWFANGD
- a CDS encoding insulinase family protein, with amino-acid sequence MFSPRYWTFLLIVFAAIAFSMYRQLDTDTLVVSPSDPNDYRYLELDNGLKVLLIATSEADKAAAAVSVDVGSGDDPADRAGLAHFLEHMLFLGTDPYPDAGEYQAFISRNGGHHNAFTAHQQTTYFFELDNSALEDALDRFAPFFISPRFDEQYVEREKNAVHAEFKSKLKDDFRRIFSAQKQAMNPGHPYASFSTGNLDTLADRPDSTIREDLLEFYQQHYSADRMTLVLAGHYSLDQLQQWAVDKFSAIPKHNTAPRPQPPSLFVDGQLPLDMNIQPVKELRRLQFTFPMPASAPLYQFKPIQVLSNLIGHEGEGSLLAYLKQQGWAEGLSAGQSLDTEHDAAMVVQIQLTRAGLAHTEEITAVLMHYIELIKAEPLPQYLLDEQHQLGEMAFRFQEQSRLSDYVVSLSGNLLRFAAEDSIYGSFRWDVISQTQLQPFIDALDANNMLRTLIAPSVETDMQDPLYGTAMRIRPSNVGQPSVKPQDLAGLHLPVANPFIAEDLEPSAEQTLEVPAQILASPQREVWFYPEQDFKQPKSRIYAQFELASARDSERQRLLAHLYARSVNEALNTFSYPAHLAGLSYDLSANDQGLRLLIGGYSDKQPALLEQILQTMTQLQVDDAAFERYKASLQRSLQNRLKNKPFELTLAELRQWLYRPSFNEQQLLAALPDISADDLRAFSDTFAQQLYSRIFVHGGVDQARAETIAALVEQYLPANHTSIGLRDVLHIPNGSWQKNLNLDHPDNAITLYVQGDDTSDATRARYALLGQILRAPYYQYMRTEQQLGYVVAAAPYPQQTVPGLIFVVQSPDTAPEQLVEHSEIFLRQFATTLADMSAEEFVNHQQGLTTRLLQAPKNMSEKAARHWSELSIGRQTFDTNSAIAKLVNDISKDDIVALYQQHFSQPNPSSQARLLFSQGGDIDGWQTLSEVDRAKQRTF